Proteins from a genomic interval of Streptococcus sp. D7B5:
- a CDS encoding CsbD family protein, whose translation MSTEEKLNQAKGSIKEGVGKMIGDEKMEKEGTAEKVVSKVKEVAEDAKDAVEGAIEGVKNMLHKDEK comes from the coding sequence ATGTCAACAGAAGAAAAATTAAACCAAGCAAAAGGTTCCATTAAAGAAGGTGTCGGCAAAATGATCGGCGATGAAAAAATGGAAAAAGAAGGAACAGCTGAAAAAGTTGTTTCTAAAGTAAAAGAAGTTGCTGAAGATGCTAAAGACGCTGTCGAAGGCGCTATTGAAGGTGTGAAAAACATGCTTCACAAAGACGAAAAATAA